Within the Gemmatimonadaceae bacterium genome, the region ATTGCCGTGGTCGTGCTCGACCGCCCCAACCCCATCACCGGTCGCACGGTGGAGGGATTCGTGACCGACACGGCGGCGCGCTTCCGTTTCGGGTCGTACGCGCCCATCCCGGTGGTCCACGGCATGACGATGGGCGAGTTGGCGATGCTCTACAACGGCGAGCGCCTCCTGCGCGGCGGGCGCACGGCCTCGCTCACCGTGGTCCCGATGACGGGGTGGACGCGCGGGATGTGGTACGACGAGACGGGGCTGCCTTGGCGCAAGCCGTCGCCCAACCTCCTCACGCTGTCGTCGCTCCTGGCCTACGTGGGGACGTGCCTGTTCGAGGCGCTGAACGTGAGCGAAGGGCGCGGCACCGACCGTCCGTTCGAGCAGGTGGGGGCGCCGTGGCTGGACAACGCTCGCACCGTGGCGATGCTGCAGGAATTGCAGCTGCCGGGGGTGCGATTCGAGGCGGTCGCGTTCACGCCGCAGCAGCAGCCGTTCCACGGACGGCCGCCGGAGCTGGCGGGCGAACGCCTGCGCGGCGTGCGGCTGCACGTCACCGACCGCGACACGTTCCAGCCCTATCGCACCGGCGTGGCGCTGCTATGGGCGGTGTACACGCTGCATGCCGACCGCCTGGTGTGGAACGACGCGGCGCTCGACCGCCTGGTGGCCACCCCCAGGCTCAAGGCGTTGCTCCTCGCGGGCAAGTCGCCGCGCGAGATCGCCGACGCGTGGCGCGGCGAGGTCGATGCCTTTCGCACCACGCGCGAGCGCTACCTGCTCTACCGGTAGCGCGGCAGCCGCACGACGCCCAACGGGCCTAACGACGCGACTCGGCGAACTCGGGTGCCATGAGCCCGGCCGCCGAGCGCCCGTGCGGGTCCTGGTGCAGGCGCACGGCATTGACCATCTCCAACGCCGTCTGCGTGCACGGCGGGAGCTCGGCGTCGGAAGTGCCGAGCGGGGTCACGCGCTCTCCCCACTTGACCAACTGCGCGCAGAAGGTGAGCCCGCCACCAAAGGCGGGGATGAGGATGTTGGCGCCGGGCCGGACGCGCCCTTCCTCGAGCGCCTCGACCAGGGCAACCGGGACGGTGGCGGCGCTCATGTTCCCGTATTTCTGCACCGTGAGCATGACCTTCTCCATCGGGACGCCGGCGTACTTGGCCACCGCCTCGATGATGCGCAGGTTGGCCTGGTGCGGGACGACGATGTCGACCGCATCTGGCGGGAGCCCGCGCTCCTTGAGGACGCGCACCGACGCCTCGGCCATGTTGTGCACCGCGCGCTTGAAGATCACCTGGCCGTCGAAGTCCCAGATGGTGTCGCCAAAGGAAATGTCGCGCCCCGCATAGGTGCAGCCAAAGCCGCGCACGCGAAGCGAGGCGCGCGCCTCCGCGTCGCACCCCATCACGTTGCCGAGCAACCCTTCCTCCTCATCCGTCGGCTGCAACACCACCGCGGCGGCGCCATCGCCGAACAGGACGGCAACGTTGCGGTTGGTCCAATCCATGTAGCGCGAGATGAGCTCGACACCGATGACGATCACGTTGCGCACCATCCCGGTGCGGATCATCCCGGTGGCGGTGGCAAGCCCGTAGCAGAACGAGGTGCAGGCGGTGTTGATGTCCATCGACGCAGCCCTGGTGGCGCCGAGCGCGACCTGCACCCCCGAGGCGCTGTTGGGAACCAGTTCGTCGTTGGAGACGCCGCCGTAGATGACCAGGTCGATGTCGGCGGCGGTCAGGCCGGCGCAGGCAAGGGCGCGCTGCGCGGCGATGGTCGACATCTCGATGGCGCTGACGTGCGAGATGCGCCGTTCCTTCATCCCCGTGCGCGACGTGATCCACTCGTCCGACGTGTCGAGAAAGGTCGAGAGGTCGGCGTTGGAGAGGACGGCCGGGGGCATGCACTTTCCCCAACCGGTAATGGCGGCGTAGGTCATGGGCTCGTTCGGTGGCGCGCGGCCAGCGCGCGCGCGGGGAAGGGGAGAGTGCGGTGCGGGCCGGAGGCGAGTCCGGCCGCGGGTCGGGGAACGCGCGGGGAAGCTGTCCCGCGCACACAGCGTTCGCAACGGCGCGACTGGCCCGCACCATCGCGCGTCGTCACATTCCGGCGCCGGTCGCGATCGTGAGCTTTTGTGCCGGTTGCCCGCGTTTGCATTCTCCCTCGCCAATACTCCGTGTCACACACCCTGCTTCGCGCGGCTGGCGGTGGCGCCAAGGTCTCGCCGCAGCCGCACACCACCCCCGTGCGGCCATGACGGCCCGTGCGCGCCGTCGTGGCGGCGACGGGGTGGTGGTGCTGGCGGCCCTCATGGCCGCTATGGCGTTAGGCAGCGCGATCGCCGCCTCGGGAAACGAGCGGTTGGTGCGCTGGGCCACGGCCATCCAGCCCATCGGGACGTTGTGGGTCAACGCCATCCGGATGACGGTGATTCCGCTCGTCGTCTCGCTCCTCATCACGGGGGTGGCGTCGGTCTCGGACCTGCGCGCGGTGGGGCGGCTCGGTGCCCGCACCTTGCTCGTCTTCCTGGCGTTGCTTGTGATGGGGAGCGTCGTGCCCGCAGTGATCATGCCGGCCATCGTCGCGCTCCTTCCCTGGCCCGCCGGGACGATTCCGCTTCCGCCGGGGGCGGCGGAGGCGGCGACGCAGCTCCAGGCGAGCGGGACACCGGTGGGGGTGGTGGAGTGGTTCACGACGCTCATCCCCGCCAACCCGGTGGAGGCGGCCGCCAGCAGCAACATGGTGTCGCTGGTCGTCTTCACCTTCCTGGTGGCGCTGGCCACGGCGCACAGCGCGAGCGGCGTGCGGGAGCCGCTGGTGCGCTTCTTCGAGTCGTTAGGTGCGGTGATGTTGCGCCTGGTGGGGTGGATCATCGCCCTGGCGCCGGTGGCGGTCTTTGCGCTCGTCCTGCCGCTGGCCGTCCACGGCGGCGGGGCGCTGGCGGGGGCGGTGGGGCTGTACATTGCCTCGTTCGCCATCGGGGCCACGATCGTCACGGCGCTCTTCTATCCCGTCGTTGCGGCTGGCGGCGGCGCGGGGATCGCGCGCTTCGCCCGCGCCGTCCTCCCCACGCAGATGATCGGGATCAGCAGCAGCTCGTCCATCGCCTCGCTCCCGGCGATGGTGGCGAGCGCCGACGCACTCGGCGTCCCGCCTCGCGTGAGCGGCTTCGTCCTCCCGCTGGCCGTCTCGGTGTTCAAGCCGGCGGCGGGGATCGCGTGGGTGGCAGGAGTGCTCTTCGTGTCGCGCGTGTATGGCGTCCCGATCGGGGCGCGCGAGCTGTCGATCGTGGCGGTGGCGGCGATCTTCCTCTCGTTCGCCGCGCCGGGGGTGCCGCGCGGTGCCTTCCTCGTCCTGACCCCGCTCCTCACCGCGATCGGCCTCCCCGCCGAGGGGGTGGGTGTGCTCATTGCCGTCGACCTGATCCCCGACATGTTCGCAACGGTGGTGAACGTGACGGGCGACGTGGCGGCGACGACGCTGGTGGCGCGGCTGACGGATGGCGACGCGGTGGACGAGGGCGGTGCCGCGACTGGTTAGGCGGCACGGCGTGGCCACGACGCTGGCGCCAATCCGTGGCTACGCAACCTCTCGACCCGCGCCGGCGCGCCAGATCTCGTACCATTCCTCGCGCGTGAGCGTCACGTCGAGCGCGGCGATCGCCTCGCGCAGCGCACCTAAGCGCCGAGTGCCGGTGATGGGGACGGGGCGCGCCGGGAGGCGCAGGATCCAGGCGTAGGCCGTCGTCGCTGCCGATACGCCGTGGCGAGCGCCCACCTCCCCCAGCGTGCGGCGCACGCGATCGCTTCGCTCGTCGGTATCGGTGAAGATGCGTCCCCCGGCCAGTGGCGACCAGATCATCGGGCGCACGCGCAGGTCGGTCGCCTGGTCGAGTGTCCCGTCGTCGAGCACCTCCAGTTGCAACGGCGACAGCTCCACTTGGTTGGTGGAGAGCGCGACGCGCCGGGCCAGGAGCGCGAACTGCGACGGCGTGTGGTTGGATGTACCAAGGTGGAGCACCTTTCCCGCCGATTGCAGCCGACGGAAAGCGTCGGCCACCTCGTCGGGGTCCATCAGGAGGTCGGGGCGATGCAGGAGGAGCAGGTCGATGCGATCGGTGCGCAGCGCGCGCAGCGACTCCTCCACCGAGGCAATCAGGTGCGCCGCCGACGTGTCGTATGACTTGATGGCGTGCGCCGGACGATTCGGCGACGTGAGCTTGATGCCGCACTTGGTCACCAGCTGCATCCGGTCGCGCAGCCCCGGTGCGCGCGCCAGCGCCTCGCCAAACAGCGACTCCACGGTGTAGCTGCCGTAGATGTCGGCGTGGTCGAAGGAGGTGACGCCGTGGTCGAGGCACTGCTCGATCCACCGCAGGCGCTCGGCGCCGTCCATCCCCCAGTCGGCCATGCGCCACACGCCGGCCACGATCGGCGAGAGGCGCGCGCCGCTGGCTGCAAGCTCGGCGAGTGGGAGCGTCGCGGGGTGCGTGCGCGACGTCGGAGCGGATGAGGGGGCGACCAGGTCGCCGTGAGAACGGTCGGGTGCGGGCATGGCAGGGAAGCGAGAACGGGCGCGACCAATGCGTCGGCGCTGACATCGTGCGACGCGCGCGCCAGACACGCGCCAGAACACACGCTGGCACGCGCGGGACATCCGCTGGCGCGCGCGGCGCTCGGGACGCGCGAGGCGAAGGTACCGGTTGCCCCCGCGCCGTCCAGCGTTCATTGTCTGCGGCGCCCGTGGCGCGACGACTCGTCCCGCTGGGCTGTCCTTTCGCCGTTCTCGCACCACTTCCCCCCACTTCCCCCCACCTTCCCGTGCGAAGCTCCCCCCTGCGCCGCGCCCCGTG harbors:
- a CDS encoding aldo/keto reductase, with protein sequence MPAPDRSHGDLVAPSSAPTSRTHPATLPLAELAASGARLSPIVAGVWRMADWGMDGAERLRWIEQCLDHGVTSFDHADIYGSYTVESLFGEALARAPGLRDRMQLVTKCGIKLTSPNRPAHAIKSYDTSAAHLIASVEESLRALRTDRIDLLLLHRPDLLMDPDEVADAFRRLQSAGKVLHLGTSNHTPSQFALLARRVALSTNQVELSPLQLEVLDDGTLDQATDLRVRPMIWSPLAGGRIFTDTDERSDRVRRTLGEVGARHGVSAATTAYAWILRLPARPVPITGTRRLGALREAIAALDVTLTREEWYEIWRAGAGREVA
- a CDS encoding dicarboxylate/amino acid:cation symporter: MTARARRRGGDGVVVLAALMAAMALGSAIAASGNERLVRWATAIQPIGTLWVNAIRMTVIPLVVSLLITGVASVSDLRAVGRLGARTLLVFLALLVMGSVVPAVIMPAIVALLPWPAGTIPLPPGAAEAATQLQASGTPVGVVEWFTTLIPANPVEAAASSNMVSLVVFTFLVALATAHSASGVREPLVRFFESLGAVMLRLVGWIIALAPVAVFALVLPLAVHGGGALAGAVGLYIASFAIGATIVTALFYPVVAAGGGAGIARFARAVLPTQMIGISSSSSIASLPAMVASADALGVPPRVSGFVLPLAVSVFKPAAGIAWVAGVLFVSRVYGVPIGARELSIVAVAAIFLSFAAPGVPRGAFLVLTPLLTAIGLPAEGVGVLIAVDLIPDMFATVVNVTGDVAATTLVARLTDGDAVDEGGAATG
- a CDS encoding ketoacyl-ACP synthase III, with product MTYAAITGWGKCMPPAVLSNADLSTFLDTSDEWITSRTGMKERRISHVSAIEMSTIAAQRALACAGLTAADIDLVIYGGVSNDELVPNSASGVQVALGATRAASMDINTACTSFCYGLATATGMIRTGMVRNVIVIGVELISRYMDWTNRNVAVLFGDGAAAVVLQPTDEEEGLLGNVMGCDAEARASLRVRGFGCTYAGRDISFGDTIWDFDGQVIFKRAVHNMAEASVRVLKERGLPPDAVDIVVPHQANLRIIEAVAKYAGVPMEKVMLTVQKYGNMSAATVPVALVEALEEGRVRPGANILIPAFGGGLTFCAQLVKWGERVTPLGTSDAELPPCTQTALEMVNAVRLHQDPHGRSAAGLMAPEFAESRR
- a CDS encoding DUF1343 domain-containing protein; protein product: MLVPAFLFALSLGAAAAPRTAPVTVGADRLFTEYAHLIRGKSLALVANHSARLADGTHLVDALARHRESTLKVLFGMEYDIRSNDYSAVRDGEVAIDRGTGLTKYNLYGEHHAPTAEALAGVDVIVFDIQEVGARFYEHVNILGFVMEVAAQQGIAVVVLDRPNPITGRTVEGFVTDTAARFRFGSYAPIPVVHGMTMGELAMLYNGERLLRGGRTASLTVVPMTGWTRGMWYDETGLPWRKPSPNLLTLSSLLAYVGTCLFEALNVSEGRGTDRPFEQVGAPWLDNARTVAMLQELQLPGVRFEAVAFTPQQQPFHGRPPELAGERLRGVRLHVTDRDTFQPYRTGVALLWAVYTLHADRLVWNDAALDRLVATPRLKALLLAGKSPREIADAWRGEVDAFRTTRERYLLYR